AAAACGATTAATCAGAATTGTAAGCTAAAGCAATCAGAAACGAAGTCAAGTAGAGAAGCGTTTCGGCTAGTACCTTCCTCAGTgcagaaacgtttgtctacttgacttttctGCTTATCATAATACCGTATAATATGTTTGCATTGGTTTTCATGAGTGAGGTATAGACATGTGGTCTTGAATACTGGTATAACTGTATATTCCTTGCTTTCCATAAAGAGTAATTCAGGTGATGAAACATCAGGTCTGActgtacatttttgtattattttttaggtTTGGGGAGCTCTGGCTTTGGGAAGACGGGTCACCCCCCGCCCTTGTCCTCAGTCTACACCTGGGGCAGTGGGATCACCACACCCCACCGCCTGCCCATGCTCAACACAGAGGTCATGCAGGTCTCTCTGGGTAGAACGCAGAAAACCGGGGTCACCAAGTCCGGACGCCTCATCACCTGGGAGGTGAGACACACTCAGTATACTTTAGGCGTATGAAcagaagaaaatgtacaaacgagaggaggctattcagcccatcagtaCTCACCCGGTTCCTAGTAACTGTTTAATCGTTGTCAAGTTggggctaggtaacccattccataccctcaccactgtgaGTAAAACAGTGTCTCCCGTCTCTGCTCCTGGATTGTGCTTAAAATATTGGCTAGAGCCCATTTTAGTTTGTCCAGTTTTACGGTTATGCCCTGTCTGTATAAGAGCCCTCGGCAACACATTGCTGCCAGTATTTCAGTACAGTATCGTAGGAGAATATTTGGTGTTTTGTGCAGGCTCCGTCTGTGGGGTCAGGGGACGGCTCTCTGCCTGGATCCGTGGGGCACAGTCAGACGCAGTTCATCTCCAGGTTCCTGGAGGGTCAGTCTGGAGTCACCATCAAGTACGTCTCCTGTGGAGATCTGTTTACTACCTGTATGACAGGTAAGAGCAGGGCACGCAAGTTCATGGTTTATCAGGAAGTAACTTACGAGAAAATGATTTCCATTCAACTCTGAAACTGCACAATGCATTCCTGTTTCTACACAAATTACAAAGTAGCTGTACATTTTGTTCCTAGATATTCACTGCAGTAGTATCTGATGTTATCTTAAATATGAATTGTTAcattgcaacaattgtaagtcgccctggataagggcatctgctaagaaacaaataataataataataattgagtgaTTGTCAGTGTTTTAAATAGACACATtgtctgtatgtactgtaccGGTATACACACAAAGGAGACAGCGATTACTGTGGCATGTCTTTTGATTGAGCAGAGCTCTGTAATCAGTGTGTGTCAAAGCCTTGGTATTTTGCATGCAGAATTGCATCTTTTTGTTATCCACCCAGGATGTCAGCCGCAGACACGCTAACAATGAACATGTAATACTTATCAAACATTTGATTGCGTGCGGGGTGTGTCGACAGTAATTCACCTTTAGTAACCGGGGTGAAAGTCCGCAGTTGAAACAGTGAAAGCTCTGTTTGTGTCAGGATTCTTTGTTTATTACTTTAGTGTTTTATCTTTCGCGCCTAAATCataagatacaaaaaaatgtCACGGTCCTTTTGATTTCACGATTCAGACCGAGGGATAATAATGACCTTCGGGAGTGGAAGCAATGGCTGTCTCGGGCATGGACATTTTAACGATGTTACACAAGTAAGTAACTGGCCCTGTGGGTTTTGTGAGGAGAGCACCCCCTCTGTATGCTGTAAGCTTTAACGTTGTCTTCTTGGTTTTGCAGCCTAAGATAGTAGAGGCCCTGCTGGGATACGAACTGGTCCAGGTGTCATGTGGTGCATCACATGTTTTAGCAGTAACCAATGAGCGTGAAGTGTTTTCCTGGGGAAGAGGAGACAATGGTATGTTCACAGAGCAAGGAGCGGGACAATGTGTTCCAGTGCTGACCTGTGTCATGTTCTCTTACTTTCCCACTGGGCAATGTGCTTTGCTTTAGTTatgtttattttgtcattttaaaactacAAAGACAAGCGGACGTGTTGAGAAAAAAATCAGCTGACCAGGGTAGACGCTGAGTCCGAGTTTGCCTGCTTGTAGTCTTGAGTGGTTCTGGGTCTCCTTTGTTACGGACGTGAACGCTCTTTCCTCTAGGTCGCCTGGGCCTTGGCTCTCAGGAGCCCCATAACTCCCCCCAGCAGGTGCCAGTACCCCCCGAATACGAAGCTCAGAGGGTCCAGTGTGGAGTGGACTGCTCCATGATCCTCACCACTGGACAACAGATATTGGCTTGTGGAAGCAACAGGTAATGCAATAACACAATACAACACCCGcttatgttattataataatgttaACACAGTGCTCTCCAGTTCCAATGAAGCCCTTTATACAACAGATGGGGTGTGACCGTGGCTCCCACTTGCACCATAATTCCATTCCACTGGCACTTGCAATTCTCTGTACATCAGTACGCAAATAGCAAGGCCTCTTAACTACTTCATAAAGGAGgactgtgataataataatagtaataataattcaattttaTAGGGAGTCTTTGATGCAAGTACCGAAAAGCGCTGGACAACAGTGGTAGGTTAGGCAGCTTAAGGCTAGTTAAAAAGCAGTCTGAACACATGAGTTTTTAACTAGAATATGGTCAGGGATTTGATTCCACAAAGATTAGTGGGAAAAGCCATACACAGGGAAGGAGCTGAACAGAGAAGGCTCTGGCTGCCTTCATGTTTCGTATGACTAGCGAATTTCTAACTTGTGCTTAATACAGTATTGAGacagtacatactgtagatgTTACATCTCGGTGGATCGATCATTTAATACAGACTGCATCTAAAAAGGCGTGGCTTTGTTGGAACATTCTTTTTGTAAAGACATCCTGTGGTGTCCTGAAGCACAGAACAATGCAGAGAGGCTGCATTCTGATACAGTGAGACATACTAGGGGGTTTACACTTCAAAAAGAGGGGATGGGAAGGGTATCTCCGCACTGTGACTGGCTCTGTAAAGTTTAGCTGTAGCCACTGGCTTGGGTGGAAACACTTTTCTCGTGAGGCAAAGGTTTGTCACCATGCAAGAAGCAAAAAGAACAGCCTTGTTCTTTTATTCCACGTTAaatatcagcaaagaaaaaatgttccaggaaatgcattttttaaagattattattatctttaaaaaCGCATGCGGTTATTAAGAGCTCTtcacacataataaaaaaaatcatacttgttttattaaaaaatatgtattttttaggtTTAATAAACTGGGTCTGGATAAGATCAGTGCAGCAGAAGAAGAGCCCCCCTCCGAACAAGTTGAAGAGGTCCACACCTTCACCCATGTCCAATCAGCTCCTCTGAATGTGGAAAAGATAATAGACATTGATATCGGAACAGCCCATTCCGCTGCAGTCACAGGTGAGGATAATTAATCTGCTGTTACTCTGCAAAAGGTGTTTTATAACATTGTCATTTATATTTTCGTATGAATTTctcacacacagaaaaaggacagTGCTTCACCTTTGGCAGTAACCAGCATGGGCAGTTGGGCACCAATACCCGCAGAAACAGCCGCGTGCCCTACCCCGTGTCAGGACTTCAGGGGGTCAGAGTCACCATGGCTGCTTGCGGGGATGCCTTCACTGTTGCCATTGGAGCAGGTACAGTACAGGAACGGACCTGGCATCTTAACACTGCCCTCCTGCCACTCTAGGGACACATTCTACATGGGTTGTGCAAGGGAGAGAAAGGGCCAGTCTAATAAAAGAAATACTCACCCAGGCTAGGGGGTGTTCAAGGGGGGTTCAGCTTCAGCTTTCTTAAAGCAAacgaaaacaacaaaagaaaacagccTTGTAGGATGTCTTGGCACTTTACAAACACAGCACTGTTCAACTGAGCATTTCTGCacaatgattcttttttttttttaatctgaaaatTGCTTGTTAATTAACTATATCAAAGCAAAGTCTGCTTCTCTCTAATATCTTTTTAAACACTGCATCGCTGTCTTGCTGGTGACTCACTGCCCAAAAACAGAGAGGTCGATTCAGCCGCAGCGGAACTAACACACGTGTGTAGCGGTTTTGTTAATCTCCAAACGTCTAACGAGGTTAGGCCAGGTTAAACTGGTGACATGAAAGGATTAAGCAGTGTTGCCGCTTCTCAGCATGGGGCGCACTCTAATTGGATGTGCACTGAGTTCTTGCTGTGCGTCTGACTGTGTTTGTCCCCAGAGGGCGAGGTGTACACCTGGGGGAAAGGGGCCAGGGGTCGACTGGGAAGAAAGGAGGAGGACTGTGGAATTCCCAAATTAGTCCAGCTGGATGAGAGCCACCCCTACATTGTAACGTCAGTGGCGTGCTGCCATGGGAACACTCTGCTTGCAGTCAAGCGTAAGAAATATTGATCTGTTTATCTATTTATCttcattacattaaaaacatgcACCAACCGTCTTTAAACAGACTCCTCCGCGTAAAACCTTGTTAATAACGAAGATCAAATGCCAGGATGGAGGCTGTCTGCATTAATGCATCTTAATTCAGTGTGAAAtgtgtgtacatacatacatacatacgtagaGAGAAACAGCTTGTATTTTTATAAGATATTCTTCAGAATTCTTTCTTTAATTATCtttttaaagtttctttttttgaaaGAATACAGCCGCCAGTGTGTTTACTGAATCTgcccccttccctccctccctctccccaatATCAAAGGGCCGCCATTGGAAAAAGTAATTAACCCAAAAGTAAAATAAGCTGCAAAGTTTCCTTTTGAAGAAGCAATAAAATGAACACAGTGGGGGTCCGACTAGAACTCTGTGCTAATCAGGACCTGGGTGGTAACATAAAACCTGACAAACAACCAGACCAGAGTATTACTGGACAGTCTTTTACAAGCCAAAGACACTGttttaattcaaacaaaatgCAACCGATTTTATTGGTAGTTTCATTATAAACAAGAAAGCTACATTTGAGGGGGGAAAACTGGGCTATTTTATTGAACAGGAGTCGTTAGACCCAAAAGATAGAGCACCATTCATGAACACGTCACCACAAACAGAAAACCCTGATACACATATCCCAGCTCTCCAGCTTTTACAGAAACACAGGCAAAATCCCCACAGCCCATTTGAAATAGCAGCAGATTTAGTGAAGATTAAACAACGGAATCCAACCAGTAAGACAGAACTCTGTATTCCTTTCGACTGCATGCTGTCCATCATGTGAACGACAGCACAAAACATGCCGAGACCGGCATTTAAAACCACTCGCTTCTGGAGACAGCTTCTCAAACCTGGGAGAAGACCTAGCTAGTAGTTGAGATGTTCACACTTTTGTCtttatgaaataaaaaacgtttttaAATTGAGTGTTGTTTGAGCTGGGTGTGGGGGTTTATACTAGAAAACCTGTGTACAGCAgtggaaaattaaaaataatacaaataaaacgaGGGGTAATTtagtcaaggtttttttttttgcttttttggttTGTTGTAGTTTTACGTTATTTGAATTGtcgtattaacattttttttctccttccagCTTTGCTGGAAGAGACAGTTTCCAGGTGACCCTGCACTCATCGTAACAAGACCTTGCTGCCAGTGTCCTTTAACCTGGAGCCAGGAACTTTCCCATGGCTTTATCAAGCTCCACAGTCTCGCCTGCCTTGAGATTCTACACTGCAGAAAGCCCTTGCTTTTGAAGAATGCCAGCTGCACATTGAACACTGTGTCCTTGGTGCACAGAGATCTTTTGTACAGACTACAGTTGCATGGCAGGTTGAGCCATTCCAGCTTCTCCTATGAGCCTTGTCCTGCATAGCATGAGAAGCTCAGGTGAGATGCAGTTGATTTTCAGCGGGATGTTTGAATTTCATTGATGCTCTTCCCAGCCTGTGTGTGGCCCCTGTGTGGCCCCCAGGACCTGGGTGATCTCTGTTGGCACGCTTCACCTGCAGACACACCCAGCGTGAATCTGCCAATATCTATCTGCTCCCCTTTCCATTCCTGACAACTTGACCACCTTTTTTTGGTGCATCTCATAAAAGCTATAGAATTGGGACATTCTTTTTAGTCACTTATTGATCGTATTTGTGTATTGGTTTCCATTCATTACTGCCTGATAAGCCATGTTAATCATGAGATCAATTGTTTTTGGACTCGGATATGCTTAGTGACACATGCAGAACAGCATGATGAGTCAGCAGCATACCAAGCTGATTCTTGTTCGCTGAGTTAAGCCAGACGGAAAATCGAATCCCACAAAGTCCCTGCCTTTATATATGCTGGGGTGGAGGGTTGCTTAAACGATACCTACagttttaataattataatattatactGTACCAGTATATGCATTTCCATATTGTATTTAGCAGAAACCTGTATTCATAGATTTACAGTGTTGTCTTTTCATACCTTTATACGGTTCTCTGTCTATTTTTAAACAggattttatacttttaaaaatgtactattTAATGCAGGTAGTGTTTTTATTGCCGCTGCGCTGCTTCTAACTTtgttaataaatatgtatgtgtttaCTTCATTCAGTCAGGGTGGTAGGGTTTTTTTGGTGGGGTTTTATTtggtttttctttcatttttttttcaagtgtcttttctctccccccccccccaacccgaTTCCAACTCAGCTACATGCAGAATATAGAGAGGTAGCTTAAATCCAACTAGTGTTCATTTAAACAGAGCAAATAGGATCAATATTATCTTCTACTGGCCACTTCCTTCAAACTCCCCCCGCCCCCGGCTCCGATATCTCCCTGACTCAGGGGTTTGCGAGGTAATTACCATGACTCTAACGCACATCTGCTAAGCAAGAGCATGAGAtattaagaaaaacaaaggaaaccGTCAGAATATTATAACTAGTGGGAAACACCTGCATTTAACGCACCGTTTAAACGTCATTTGCATGCTGTTTTTGAGCAGCCAGGTATGAGAGACAAGGGGAAGTTCCCGGGAGAAATGGAAACCCACAGAAAGAGGCAAGGAGCGATTGCAAAGCCCTGTTCATAGAGGCTGTGTAATCATTAACGTTAGCTGACATGTAAAGACGTTCCAGCTTTGTAGTGCACGCTGACGAGCAAAGGGAACAGTGATTTGTTTACTGTTCCCACCTGGGGTTGTAGTCATGTGACAAAGACAGTCTGAGTGTCAGAAACCCAAAGCAATGGCCAGATGTACAGGGAATGTCACATGTGTTAATAGGAACTGAGTCCCAGTATCATTCCCCTGGACAGtctgcatttctgttcttttcTTAACACTTGATTCTTTAAATTACTCCCATCCCCCAGAATATAGCTAGAAACATTATTTTACGATGGACATGCAATGCTGTATGTTACATTTTACACAGTGGCATCCCTTTCGGGGTCTGGCATACGAACAATCCACTCATTATATTCAGCAGGAGAGCTCTGCCCGGATGCTATCTCAAGAataaccaggagggacaccagccctccaggaccaggtttggagacccctgctttaaacacACCATGTCATACAAGCCTGGAGAtgtttaaaatagtttgtgtgaactctatggagctTAAGAAGCCCTGCCAAAACTAAACATATATGCATTACatgatagatacatagataggaccCTTAACGTGGTCCAGTTCTACACACGGGGACTGAAGGGGATATGCGAATGAACAGCAAGTGTGACTGAACATCATAACCTGCGTACATTCAGAGGTGAGTCACAATCCTGTGGCGGGTTCATCTCCAAGCAGAGACAATGACATCCTCAGCACAGTCTATGTAAAAGGGAGTAGTTTTTTCAAGGGGGAATCCTctttagtctct
The DNA window shown above is from Acipenser ruthenus chromosome 24, fAciRut3.2 maternal haplotype, whole genome shotgun sequence and carries:
- the LOC117429502 gene encoding serine/threonine-protein kinase Nek8-like, giving the protein MFVSDSRPTLTVMEKYEKIKIVGRGAFGIVHLCRNKTDQKLVILKEIPVEQMTRDERLAAQNECQVLKLLNHPNIIEYYENFLEDKALMIAMEYAPGGTLAEYIEKRCNSLLDEDTILHFFVQILLALYHVHNKLILHRDLKTQNILLDKRQMIVKIGDFGISKILVSKSKAYTVVGTPCYISPELCEGKPYNQKSDIWALGCVLYELASLKRAFEAANLPALVLKIMSGTFAPISDRYSPELRQLILSILNLDPSKRPQLNEIMAQPICIRPLLNLYTDIGNVKMRRIEKPLSSVQAGSHGRPGGRVPSARSRGLGSSGFGKTGHPPPLSSVYTWGSGITTPHRLPMLNTEVMQVSLGRTQKTGVTKSGRLITWEAPSVGSGDGSLPGSVGHSQTQFISRFLEGQSGVTIKYVSCGDLFTTCMTDRGIIMTFGSGSNGCLGHGHFNDVTQPKIVEALLGYELVQVSCGASHVLAVTNEREVFSWGRGDNGRLGLGSQEPHNSPQQVPVPPEYEAQRVQCGVDCSMILTTGQQILACGSNRFNKLGLDKISAAEEEPPSEQVEEVHTFTHVQSAPLNVEKIIDIDIGTAHSAAVTEKGQCFTFGSNQHGQLGTNTRRNSRVPYPVSGLQGVRVTMAACGDAFTVAIGAEGEVYTWGKGARGRLGRKEEDCGIPKLVQLDESHPYIVTSVACCHGNTLLAVKPLLEETVSR